The genome window GATGACTACGATTCCTTGCATCCGCTCTCCTCCTCCCTATGGGAACACCGGCACGAGTGGCAGTCCGGCTTTCTCTGGCAATTGGAACATGACGTTCATATTTTGAATCGCTTGACCTGCTGCACCTTTGACCATGTTGTCAATGACGGACAAAATAACGACTCTGCTCGTGCGTTCATCCACATGAACGGCGATATCGCAGTAGTTGGATCCGAGCACCTCTTTGGTATGCGGATGACTGCCTGCAGGGCGTACCCGTACGAACGCTTTATCTGCGTACGTCGCTTCAAACAGCTCCTGAGCCTGCTGCTGGGACACCCCTGCCTCCAGCTGCCCGTAAGCGGTTACCAGGATTCCGCGCGTCATGGGAACCAGGTGAGGTGTAAACTGGACAAAGGACTCCACTCCGGACTGCTTCGCCAGCTCCTGCTCGATTTCCGGCGTGTGCTGGTGCTTGGCTACTTTGTATGCATGTATGCTTTCATTGATTTCGCTGTAGTGAACCCCCATCGACATGCCTCGTCCCGCTCCGGATACACCCGATTTGGCGTCGACGATCCAGCTGCCTGGTTTTACCCATCCGCTCCGCATCATCGGGATCAATGCAAGCAGGGTTGCTGTTGGATAGCATCCAGGGTTGGCTACGAGAGAGGCGCCCGCTACCTGCTCTTGATTCCATTCGGTCAAACCATACACCGCTTTTTGCACCCACTCGACCGGTGCCGGTTCGCGTTTGTACCAGCTGCGGTAAGCATCCCCGCTCTCCAAACGGAAATCTCCGGACAGGTCGATTACTTTTGCTCCGCCGAGCTCCATCAATTGCGGGGAAAGCCCAGCGCTCACCCCTGCCGGCGTCGCCAGAAAAACGACATCGTTATCCACGCTCATGCTTTTCGCTTCAATAGGCGACAGAGTGGGCAGACCCAGTCCGGACACATGAGGAAATGTTTTTTCCAGCGACTCCCCCTCCGCTGAGCTAGAATACAAATTGGCAATTCGAACCTCTGGATGACCCGCCAGCAGACGTATCAACTCCGCACCGCCGTAACCGGTAGCCCCAACGATCCCGACCCGAATCATAGATCTCTCCCCTTCTCCAACGAATGTTCTGTATTTTTATACATGAATAATAATAAAAATTCATGGAGAATACAACCCTAAAAACCTGCAGAAATAGAAAAAGCGCCCGATCGAATCGGACGCTTCCCTCTGAAAAACCGTTTATTTCTTATCCGCCAGCCATGCAGCCAGCGTCTCGGCATCGGCACCTTTTACCAAGCCTGGAGGCATGGCACCTTTACCTTTATTCAATATTTCCAAGATCTGATCCTTGTTCAATTGCGAACCGACTTTTTGCAGGTTCGGACCTACTGCGCCTTCCAGCGTTTGACCGTGGCATCCTGCGCATGTGTTCTTGAACAGTGCCTCAGCGGTTGCGGCGTCGTAGCTACCCGATGGAGCAGTCGTGGACGGCGTTTCCGTTGCTGGGGTTTGCGTTGCAGGGGTTTGCGACGGCTGATTGGCTGGCGGCTGTGTAGTCTTAGCTCCGCCACAGGCACTTAGCGAGAATACGAGTACAGCCGCAACCACAGAAAGGGATAAACGTTTCATGGGCTGTTTCCTCCTTTACTAGATAATTCTTCGCTAAGTATGCCTCATGCGCCCCAAACTCATTCCTTTGGAACAAAGGAAGTTAAGGCAGCGGGAACTCCAGCGGGCTCCATTCGCGCAGCTCCAGTGTACGGGCGCCTTCCGCCACCACTGGATCCGCTTCCGCCAACCCTCTGGCCTCTTCCAGAGAAGCCGCTTTGTAAATCACGAGTCCGCCTTCCTTATCGGTGAAAGGACCCGCCATGAATACCTTATCCTGCTTGTACAGTTCATTGAGATACTCCAGATGTGCTGGTCTTACTTTTGCGTTCAGCTCTTGATCGATGATCGGCAAAAAGGCTGCATACAGCATGTGGCTCTCTCCTTTTAACTAGTCAATTTATTCGCAATCCTTCTATCAAGGTACCACTTTGCGGACAAACGGGTAAACCTTTTTATACGCTAATTTTCTTACGCTCTTCTGTCCGGTCCTGGCTCTACGAATTGCAACAGCTCACGGTCCGGGCCGTAGAAAAAGATCGTTCTGCCCCCATCCAGCGACGGGTTAGGCGTTTCGGTCTTAAACTCAATTCCTTTTTCTCGATAATGGTTGATCGCCTCATCGATATCATCTACCGTAAACGCCAAGTGGTTGACGAGGCCCTGCTCGGAGTAATCGCCCATCGGCGTCAAATCGCGAATCAGCTCGATCTCAAAGCCTGGCTGATTGTCATGGTACAAAAATGTCATCTCCCGAATCGGTGATTGCCCTCTCAGACGCACCTGGTAACCAAACATCTCTTGGTAAAACGCAATCGACCTGTCCATTTCGGTAACAATCATCGCTACGTGCTCCGCTTTTCTTATCATGTCCCCATCTCCTCCTTGACGCTTGTCTGTTTCATTCGAATTTTATCATTCCCAGCGATCCCTTTGCACAAAAAAACGGCATGGAATCCTCCATGCCGTTGTCGCGCTCTGATTAGCGATTGATTTGCGCTCGCAAATAACCGTCAATGAAGACGTCAATCTCCCCATCCATGACCGCTTGCACATTGCCCACTTCTACGTTGGTGCGGTGGTCCTTGACCAGACTGTACGGGTGGAAGACGTACGAACGAATCTGGCTGCCCCATGCGATGTCTTTCTGTTCGCCCTGAATGGCTGCCATCGTTTTTTCCTGCTCTTCGCGTTTGCGCTCAAACAGTCGTGCTGTCAGCATTTTCATTGCACGCTCGCGGTTTTTGATCTGAGAACGCTCTGTTTGACACGTCACGACGATTCCCGAAGGCAAGTGGGTAATCCGAACGGCGGAGTCAGTCGTGTTGATGTGCTGTCCACCTGCACCACTGGAACGATACGTGTCAATCTTGAGGTCTTCCGAACGAATGTCTACCGAGTTGTCGTCTTCAATCTCCGGCAGGACGTTGCAGGAGACAAAGGACGTGTGACGGCGTCCGGAAGCGTCAAATGGTGAAATCCGTACGAGTCGGTGGACCCCCTTTTCTGATTTTAGGTACCCGTACGCATTGTGCCCTTTAATCAACAGCGTCACGCTTTTTACGCCCGCTTCGTCACCAGGCAAATAGTCCAGAGTTTCTACTTTAAAGCCTTTGGCATCGCCCCAGCGTGTATACATGCGCAGGAGCATGGACGCCCAATCCTGAGATTCCGTACCACCCGCTCCAGGGTGCAGCTCCAGGATCGCATTGTTCTTATCGTACTGATCACTCAGCAAGAGCTCCAGCTCAAAGCTCTCAAACGCTTTTTTCAGCTCTTGGGTGCTGTCATACAAATCCGGAATAAGGGACTGTTCCCCTTCTTCGATAACCAGCTCGAGCATCAGCTGCAGGTCATCGTATTGGGAATCCAGCTTGCCCATCGTCTCCACGAGGCTTCTTACCGCGTTCAGTTCACTGATTGTCTTTTGCGCTGCATCGTTGTCGTCCCAGAAGTCGGGTGCCAGCATGCGCTCTTCCAGTTCACCAATCCGCTCCTGTTTTACTGGGAGGTCAAAGAGACCCCCTGATATCTGCTAAACGCTTAGCCATACTGGACATCTCTTGTTTGATGTCCGCAATATCGATTAATGCCATGTTGCGAATCACCTTCTCTTCCTTAAGCTATGTTTATTGTATCGTAATTTGCCAGATCCGCAACCTGACAGAGTGCCAAGCAGGGGGAAGGTGATTCATTTTCTATATGGGCCCTTTCATCCTCCGGTCAAGTTTGGCGGCGAGGGCGAGGAGCGGAAGTCTCGAATTTCGCGAGAGGGTGCCGATTTCACTTGGGGAGCACTGACCAGCGTAAGATGTGTGCCTCGCGATTCAGTCGTTCGTTTTCGCGCTTTTGTATTCTTATTCACTTTCTTGTATGGATAATTCAATCCAGCTGCTCCTTCTTTATGCCCCTGATCGATCATGGCCTTGGGATCGACGAGCAATGCGTTCATCCAGAGCGGCTGCGGGATTTCCGAAACGAGTCGTTCTTCCGGAAATACCGGGTCTCGCGCTGTAAATACTTCTATTTGGGTGTCTTCGGTTTTATCTTTTTCTCCATGAATGATTTGTAAGGATCTATTTTCTTTTCCTACCCGCAGCACAGCTTTCAGTGTCACGGCGATGCGTTCCAGGATATTCACTGCTTGTATGCCCATCACGTTGACTGTCGTCTTCATTGTTCATTCCCCCGTCATCGTGTATTTGGAAAAGTGTTGTACTTACGATTCTATGGTTTTTTGAAAGGATTTCCACTAGAATCGTTCGATGGCATTTTCCAGTGTTAGACAAATCGACGGAGCGATGCCGACGAGGAACAAAGGAATGGGACGAACGCTGTCTAGCAGGCAGGAATCAGGGCAGAAAAAAACCTCTGAGTTCACATGCTCAGAGGTTCTAGCCGTATCATCAATCTTCGAGTGCCTCAAAAATGTTAGCCTCACCCGCGCCGAAGTACT of Brevibacillus choshinensis contains these proteins:
- a CDS encoding VOC family protein gives rise to the protein MIRKAEHVAMIVTEMDRSIAFYQEMFGYQVRLRGQSPIREMTFLYHDNQPGFEIELIRDLTPMGDYSEQGLVNHLAFTVDDIDEAINHYREKGIEFKTETPNPSLDGGRTIFFYGPDRELLQFVEPGPDRRA
- a CDS encoding c-type cytochrome, which gives rise to MKRLSLSVVAAVLVFSLSACGGAKTTQPPANQPSQTPATQTPATETPSTTAPSGSYDAATAEALFKNTCAGCHGQTLEGAVGPNLQKVGSQLNKDQILEILNKGKGAMPPGLVKGADAETLAAWLADKK
- the prfB gene encoding peptide chain release factor 2 (programmed frameshift); this translates as MALIDIADIKQEMSSMAKRLADIRGSLDLPVKQERIGELEERMLAPDFWDDNDAAQKTISELNAVRSLVETMGKLDSQYDDLQLMLELVIEEGEQSLIPDLYDSTQELKKAFESFELELLLSDQYDKNNAILELHPGAGGTESQDWASMLLRMYTRWGDAKGFKVETLDYLPGDEAGVKSVTLLIKGHNAYGYLKSEKGVHRLVRISPFDASGRRHTSFVSCNVLPEIEDDNSVDIRSEDLKIDTYRSSGAGGQHINTTDSAVRITHLPSGIVVTCQTERSQIKNRERAMKMLTARLFERKREEQEKTMAAIQGEQKDIAWGSQIRSYVFHPYSLVKDHRTNVEVGNVQAVMDGEIDVFIDGYLRAQINR
- the argC gene encoding N-acetyl-gamma-glutamyl-phosphate reductase; translation: MIRVGIVGATGYGGAELIRLLAGHPEVRIANLYSSSAEGESLEKTFPHVSGLGLPTLSPIEAKSMSVDNDVVFLATPAGVSAGLSPQLMELGGAKVIDLSGDFRLESGDAYRSWYKREPAPVEWVQKAVYGLTEWNQEQVAGASLVANPGCYPTATLLALIPMMRSGWVKPGSWIVDAKSGVSGAGRGMSMGVHYSEINESIHAYKVAKHQHTPEIEQELAKQSGVESFVQFTPHLVPMTRGILVTAYGQLEAGVSQQQAQELFEATYADKAFVRVRPAGSHPHTKEVLGSNYCDIAVHVDERTSRVVILSVIDNMVKGAAGQAIQNMNVMFQLPEKAGLPLVPVFP
- a CDS encoding YciI family protein; this encodes MLYAAFLPIIDQELNAKVRPAHLEYLNELYKQDKVFMAGPFTDKEGGLVIYKAASLEEARGLAEADPVVAEGARTLELREWSPLEFPLP